Part of the Sorghum bicolor cultivar BTx623 chromosome 1, Sorghum_bicolor_NCBIv3, whole genome shotgun sequence genome, CTTATTGGCTTAGTCtcactccctctgttccaaattatatgttttttcttttacttcTTCAGACACAGATTTTACTTTTCTTTACTGTGTCTAGCGTATATATCTAGGTGCATGGCAGAAGCTATATACCTAGATAGAAAAGTCATAAGGACCTATAGTTTTGGAACGAAGGGAGTACCGAAAACTGTCATTACCCTTCTCTGTTCTATTTTTCTTAAAAGACTACTTGCAGAATATAGTCCTGCGAAGCTGATATACAGTTGCTGTGTGTACATATAAGCATACATCTGCCTGCAATTGCAGAAGCTACTCATAGCTGTTCATAATAAAACTCAGACACTTGGGGTTTTACTTTTTATGGTTAAAAGAGACAAGGGCCAACAGTGTTTGCACTAGGCAAAATGTACACAATCAATATGACAAAAAATAGTGATGAGTTGAGTGTATCCATAAGAACAGGGCATACCTCACCACCTTCAACAGAGATGCCTAGCGCATGCAATATTGAAGTCATATCCCAATGTCTCCTTTCCAAATCTTCCAGTTCCTTTCTGACTACACCCCGATACTGCTCCTTAAGCTGTATAGCTTCTTCATTCTACAGGAAGAAAGAAAAGGTAAGTGCCATATAATGCCAAAGAAATATGAAGATTTACAAGGAATCCTGCTAGCATAAACTGGATACTGGTAGAACAAGAGACCTTTCTCTGTGATTCACGGACTTCTTGCAGTCTTTGCTTTTGTCTCTTCTCCATGTCAAGCAATCGTTGAgcttcagctttctttctcTTTCGCAATTTCTTTGCTTCCTCAGCCTACACAATGATTTTCAACAAACAAACATCATGAGTTGTGACAGACCCAAACAAATTAGTAGTCTCAGTCCGATAGCTACTTTGATTATCACTCCCTTCGTCCAAAATAAACCAATTCCTAGAATCACCCTAAGTCAAACTACATCaaatttgaccaactttataggaAAGGGTAACAATATCATTGACACCAAATAAGcaaattatgaaaatatatttcatttaTCTAGTGATACTAATTTGCTGTCATAAATATTGGAGCTCTTTTtcctataaatttgatcaaacttaaatcagtttgacttaggacaacactatttgatttaatttgggacggagggagtagcctGCCACAACTGAAATCACATTGAATACAGAATGCTGGATGTTATGTTCCCAAATTATGCATGTCGTCACATATTTCTAGTATATATAGTTTAACATCAATTCAATGTAGCAAAATACTGTACCTGTATTTGTAATTGCCGCTGTCTCGATGCCCACTCCTCCTCTGCTGCCCGCTTGTACTCAACAGATTCTTTGTGTTTTTCACGTTCACCAATCAATGAAGCAAATAGCCCCAAGTCCTCGGGATCTTGAAGCAAATCCTTACCCCTGACAGGACCATTATCTTGAGCAGAATAAATATTTGTGTTAAAGGAAGCTTCAGGTGGCGACTGATCAGGTATTTTCTCATCAACCTTTTCAGGAGTGCTGACAGAAATTGGAGGACTTCCATCTTTCCTGCTCGTTGATGAGATCCCAGAAAAAAACctatttgcagaggcaaagttacACGCAGAGTTTTCATCCAGCCGAGGCGATTGAACACCTTCTGAAGCTTTTTCAGAACCAACCATTGAACATTTCTCGACATTTGGCACTGAAGATTGGTCATGGCCATCCTTTGACCTGCTGGTATCATTTGGCACATCTTCGGCATTTGGCACAGAAGGGCCATTGGAACCATTTGCATTGCCAGCACTACTTTGAGCACGCCCAGGGCATTCCTTTGTTCCGCTACTACTATTTTGAGAGTCATACTTGCTTGCAGCGCTGCAAAACCGAGACATACTCTCGTCTGGATGGCATTCGGCACCAAAGAGATGCTCAGAGTTTTTACCTGGTTGTGTCTCCAACCCAGCACGTGATTCAAATGCAGTAGTCCCAGCATCCTTACACTCATGGACACCGTTAGCTGGCTTTTTTCTGGAAGCAGCTGTCTCCCACATCTTACGTGCTGTACCAGTGTCATCGAGAATCTCACAATCAGAGCTGCCATCATCAGTGTAAGTGTCATCGAGAATCTCACAATCAGAGCTGCCATCATCAGTGTAAGAGTCCCATCCTTCAGTAAGATCGCTCTCAGAGCTGTCGGACATGGAATCCATCCCATTCATCCCAATCCCATATCTGTTCCGTGGAGAACCCCGACCCGGTGTCATAGCTGCTGGAGACCCAGAAGCACGGGACATGCTGGGACCTGCTTTATCCCCTCTGGTACCATCTTCCTCGTCTTCATCATCATCTATGTTGATCACGTTACTGGAGGAGTGGTTCCCTTTCCTGGCTTGAGATCCACGTCCCGCCGCAGAAGCTGATTCTCCCGCAGCTGCGTCGTCGATTATGAGAACATCCGAGTCGGAGGTATCGTCACCATCATCGTCCTCATCGCTAAGCACCACGGTGCAAGGCGCGGACTTCTGCGCGGGGAAGACCCGCGTCCACCGCGTCCGGCTGAGCCCGCTGTGAGGGGTGAATCTGAACCGCCCCCACGACATGGCTAGCCCGGCTCGGAGACGATCGCCGCTGCAGGCTGGCGACTATAGCATGCCGAAACCCGCGACAACCTCGGTGTTCCACGGCGATCCTGCAGGAGAAACGGCAAGCTTGTAGATTCAATCGAACGCGACGGCGGAAATGCGCAATCAGTAACCCTAATTCGCAGGAATGGGCGTGGGACGGCGTTGAAAAAGAGGGGACTTACCGTGGTAGCGACGCCGGCGGCGAGATTCGGAGAGGGATTGAATCTGGGACCCAAGAAACCGAGCCGCCGGGCTCCCCGCCGCCTGCTCGATTTGGGAAAGAGGGGGAAGGAGTTCGGAGTTGGTGGGGAGTGGACGCGAGGCGACGCGACCAAGCCGAGGAGGCGGTGCAGAGCAAAAGGAAGGGGATCGATCGTGCACCGGCCGCGGGATGGAAAATCCACctccctttttttttatttgggaTTTGGGATTTGGACTTCGGGAGAGGGAGAGCCGTTTCCAGGAGTACTTGCGAGAGCACCAGCGGGGAGAAAGGCGGAGACTGCGGGGGAAGGGCAAAGACGGAAAGGTTGCCATTGCCAAAGCCGCGCGGCGAAATCCAGCACGACTCTTCCGCGAATTTTCCCCACTCCGCACGAGTGCGGTTCCTTCCTTCGCCTCCGCGCGCGCGTGCGGGTGCGGCCGGGGTGGTGTGGTGTCTGCGCCGGCTGGGCCGCGGAGCGCGGTTGCCTGCCTGACTACCTGCGATGTGAAGCGGATGGGCTGGGCGTGGGCTGATGCGGTAACGCCTGTGGACGCCAGTTTCACGCACAGTTGCACAGCAAgtatttctcaaaaaaaaaaaaagttgcacAGCAAGTTACGCGAAATTTGCTATAAAAAATGTTACACAAAATGGTTGCACAGCTCCAAATCGTCCGGAGACTCAAGGGCCTACCTTGTGGcggaataaggccttgtttagttgaggaggtgaaaagtttttaggtgttatagtattttcgtttttattttgtaattattgtttaatcatctactaactatgtttaaaagattcgtctcacaaattataaataaactatgtaattaattatttatatttatatttaatattccatacatgTATCGCATCATTTGATGTaacgaaaaattttgaaaagtttttaggttttcagtgaactaaacaaggcctaaaggtgGCTTGTCAACTCGTGAGTCGTCCTCTCTTGAGGAGGCTCACGATGTCAGAGGGGCAAGCTTGCTTAGTtgcactaaaaataaaaaaaatcaagatttcatGTCACATCAAATTGTACGcacatatatagagtattaaatatagataaaaaataattaattatataatttatttataatttatgagatcaATTTTTTAATCTAGTTggtatgattaaataataataaccaaatacaaataaaagtactacaaatttcaaatctaaaaagGTTTTATAAATCTAACTAAAAAGAGCTAAGGGGTCTCAGACAATCCCAAACTGCTTCATATGTCGTGTTTATTGTACTTGCTCAGCATATCTTGCCGATGGCAAGGCCCGTGGTCCTAATCGGCACAGCCTTGTGCCATGGATAGCCCAATGTCTACAGATCGTGCTCCTTTCGGGCCCATGTCACGGCCTATTTGGCTATGtataaattaataaagaaacaAATCTACTCTCTAAAACTTTAATTCTTAAAATTCGTGTTAGTTaattttttaagtttaactaattatataaaaatattaatatgtataacataaattaaatatttataaaaatatgtgaTAAATTTAATTGTATTAATTTAGTActgtaaattttaatttcctttTAGAAATTGGATTAacattttaaaagtttgacttacgaAAGTTGAAGGTTTCGGTTAATAGAAAAAACTGAGCCCATGTCCTCGGAACGATGCTCTCGAGTTGTCGTCGGTCCAAAGCTTTGCGGGCGCACTCAGCGAACCGCCCCGCGGAGGCGCGGACACAAATCATCAGCCTTGACTGAATCGAGTCCGCGCGTCCAGAAGTTAGGAGGGTTTTACATAATTAAGTTGTCATTTGTGATTGTTTACAAACTTTCAAAGCAAAATACAAAGTCTAAAAATAGACCATCTTCAAGAGTTTTGCATAATTGAGTTGACAATTAGCCAAAGCGGACCCGGCTGCAATTTTTTTCCTTTGCGCGCGCTCGTAATCGTCTTCCCGCACGACTTTTCTTCGCGCGCGTAAAGTCGCCCCCGGTTCTCGCGTTTTCCTCACAGGTCGCACCGCTAGTTCTTCCTGCTCCCCACCGCTCGTTGCAGATGCCGCCACGAAGATCTGTATCAGACTCGTATCAGGTTCTACAGCGGACGGTGGCGATGGTGTTGCTCGCGATCGGCAGTGGACAGTGGGGGGTTTCTGTCGCGATCGATGAACTATATATGGCGCGAAGAAAGTCCGGGTCGCGCGGGGGACCGGGAGACGCGCACGATCGGCCTTTTGCCAAGCCATGCGcggcttggcatatatgccaagtttgctctctcatttacTAAGTTGCCCAAaatgcaaactccaaatgcaaaaccattAGATACATCTTTTTGCgatttttggcaaattacaagaatgcaaagtccaaatgcaaaacccttggagatgctctaagagcatccccaaccgttttgtAAATAAGCTTTGCATTTATGTATTTGTaaaaaagtcttaaaaacaCCTATCCAACGGTTTGACATTTGGACTTTGCAAAtttgttaacttggcaaaaaaagagaaagaattggcatatatgccaaatcTGTTCACACTTGGCATTGGAAAACTGGCGCGAGGTCCGCGCGTGGCTACGGGTTGAGGTGGCGCGAGTTTGGCGACATCCCGCCGCCAAACTTTCATGCGAACTGCCCACCGGTCGTCCATCAACACCAGGTACTCTATCGATGCACTTCCAATTGTTTGTGTTTTTGCCTATCGGTGTTCCATCAACGCCTGGTACTCCATGGATG contains:
- the LOC8085926 gene encoding dentin sialophosphoprotein is translated as MSWGRFRFTPHSGLSRTRWTRVFPAQKSAPCTVVLSDEDDDGDDTSDSDVLIIDDAAAGESASAAGRGSQARKGNHSSSNVINIDDDEDEEDGTRGDKAGPSMSRASGSPAAMTPGRGSPRNRYGIGMNGMDSMSDSSESDLTEGWDSYTDDGSSDCEILDDTYTDDGSSDCEILDDTGTARKMWETAASRKKPANGVHECKDAGTTAFESRAGLETQPGKNSEHLFGAECHPDESMSRFCSAASKYDSQNSSSGTKECPGRAQSSAGNANGSNGPSVPNAEDVPNDTSRSKDGHDQSSVPNVEKCSMVGSEKASEGVQSPRLDENSACNFASANRFFSGISSTSRKDGSPPISVSTPEKVDEKIPDQSPPEASFNTNIYSAQDNGPVRGKDLLQDPEDLGLFASLIGEREKHKESVEYKRAAEEEWASRQRQLQIQAEEAKKLRKRKKAEAQRLLDMEKRQKQRLQEVRESQRKNEEAIQLKEQYRGVVRKELEDLERRHWDMTSILHALGISVEGGEVKAFKQALLKFHPDRVSRNDIYQQVKAEETFKFISRLKEKLPRLS